A DNA window from Pogona vitticeps strain Pit_001003342236 chromosome 2, PviZW2.1, whole genome shotgun sequence contains the following coding sequences:
- the THUMPD3 gene encoding tRNA (guanine(6)-N(2))-methyltransferase THUMP3: MSGVEDAAGVLSEVSLDDACKLSSENKEANASPKDLVVTIGATVPTGFELTAADEVQEKLGSKSLISKDRGKIYFKIPVTNLPQVHKLRSVDNLFVVVQEFSDFQFQESKEEALKDLEDLVKTLPWTDPLEVWKLNTSLKKRKTKWKKGNQKSNAKKEKPEDAIDEEGAVSNELSDPVPSVSESAEVQDPGSTDEMLPEEEEDLSDSKEDITSNGENKNGSGDCKKHEMKDEPLKFRVTCNRAGDNHSFKSNEAARDFGGAVQDFFQWKADMTNFDVEVLLNIHNNEVVVGIALTEESLHRRNITHFGPTTLRSTLAYGMLRFCDPQPADIIIDPMCGTGAIPIEGAAEWPNCYHLAGDNHSLAIKRTANNISYILKQLQSEKGTSPSKPIDCIQWDSCNLPLRTGSVDVVVTDMPFGKRIGSKKKNWDLYPSCLMEMGRICRPRSGRAVLLTQDRKCFLKALSKVGHLWRKSHTIWVNVGGLHAAVYLLKRSAEAFERIASQW; this comes from the exons ATGTCTGGAGTTGAAGATGCTGCTGGTGTGTTATCTGAAGTGAGCCTTGATGATGCATGTAAATTGTCAAGTGAAAACAAAGAAGCCAATGCAAGCCCTAAAGATCTTGTGGTCACTATTGGAGCTACTGTACCCACTGGCTTTGAGCTGACTGCAGCAGATGAAGTACAAGAGAAACTCGGATCAAAGTCTCTGATCAGTAAGGACCGAGGGAAAATCTATTTCAAAATTCCTGTTACCAACCTTCCACAG GTCCACAAGTTAAGATCGGTTGACaacttatttgttgttgttcaagaATTCAGTGATTTTCAGTTCCAAGAAAGTAAG GAAGAAGCACTAAAGGATTTAGAGGACCTTGTTAAGACACTGCCTTGGACTGATCCTTTGGAAGTATGGAAGTTAAATAcaagccttaagaaaagaaaaacaaaatggaaaaaaggcAATCAAAAAAGTAATGCTAAGAAGGAGAAACCAGAGGATGCCATAGATGAAGAGGGAGCTGTTAGCAACGAACTGTCTGATCCCGTGCCAAGTGTTTCGGAGTCTGCTGAGGTGCAGGACCCTGGAAGTACTGATGAAATGttaccagaagaagaagaagatctatCTGATTCTAAAGAAGACATAACTTCTAATGGTGAAAACAAAAATGGATCAGGTGACTGCAAGAAGCACGAAATGAAAGATGAGCCGCTGAAGTTCCGTGTGACGTGCAACAGAGCTGGCGATAATCACAGCTTTAAATCAAATGAGGCAGCAAGAGATTTTGGAGGAGCTGTGCAAGACTTCTTTCAATGGAAGGCAGATATGACGAATTTTGATGTGGAG GTTCTTCTCAACATCCACAATAATGAAGTAGTAGTAGGGATTGCCTTAACAGAGGAGAGTCTTCATAGAAGAAATATCACACATTTTGGGCCTACAACTCTTCGATCCACTCTAGCCTATGGTATGCTCAG GTTCTGTGATCCACAGCCAGCAGACATAATAATTGATCCAATGTGTGGGACAGGTGCTATCCCAATAgag GGTGCTGCTGAATGGCCTAACTGCTACCATCTTGCTGGAGATAACCATTCACTGGCTATCAAGAGAACAGCAAATAATATCTCTTATATACTGAAGCAACTTCAGAGTGAAAAAGG CACATCTCCAAGCAAGCCCATAGATTGTATTCAGTGGGACAGCTGCAATCTACCACTCAGGACTGGCTCTGTGGATGTTGTTGTGACAGATATGCCATTTGGAAAGAG GATAGGATCTAAGAAAAAGAACTGGGATCTCTACCCATCTTGCCTTATGGAGATGGGTCGGATCTGCAGACCAAGGAGTGGGAGAGCTGTGCTGCTGACTCAAGATAGGAAATGTTTTCTCAAG GCCTTGTCAAAAGTGGGACATCTGTGGCGGAAGTCGCACACAATCTGGGTGAATGTGGGGGGACTCCATGCTGCTGTTTACCTCCTAAAACGCTCTGCAGAAGCATTTGAGAGGATAGCATCACAGTGGTAA